In the Panthera uncia isolate 11264 chromosome D2, Puncia_PCG_1.0, whole genome shotgun sequence genome, one interval contains:
- the LOC125933305 gene encoding 40S ribosomal protein S27-like has protein sequence MPLQKDLLYPFLEEKRKHKKQRLLQIPTSYFMDVRCPGLYKITTIFSYAQTVVLCVGCSTVLCQPTGGKARLTEGCSFRRKQH, from the coding sequence ATGCCCCTCCAAAAGGACCTCCTGTACCcattcctggaagaaaagaggaagcatAAGAAGCAGCGACTGCTGCAGATCCCCACCTCCTACTTCATGGACGTGAGGTGCCCAGGACTCTACAAAATCACCACCATCTTTAGCTATGCACAAACGGTAGTTTTGTGTGTTGGCTGCTCCACTGTCCTCTGCCAGCCTACAGGAGGAAAAGCAAGGCTTACAGAAGGATGCTCCTTCAGACGGAAGCAGCACTAA